From a single Equus asinus isolate D_3611 breed Donkey chromosome 2, EquAss-T2T_v2, whole genome shotgun sequence genomic region:
- the LOC106830411 gene encoding granzyme B-like, with protein sequence MQPLLLLLAFVLSPGAEAGEIIGGHEVKPHSRPYMALVHPLNEEKRKGCGGVLVRQDFVLTAAHCWRSSLTVTLGAHNIKKQERTQQVIPVKKTIRHPHYNSKTYANDIMILKLTGKAELTAAVQPLSLHWGTAQVMPGEVCSVAGWGRVAPNGTGSDTLQEVELTVQQDRVCESYFRNYNSTTQLCVGDPKEKKSSYKGDSGGPFVCKNVIQGLVSYGRSGGLPPRAYTKVSSFLPWIKKTMKGRAPWPRG encoded by the exons ATGCagcctctcctgctcctgctggccTTTGTACTGTcccctggggcagaggcag GGGAGATCATCGGGGGACATGAGGTCAAGCCCCACTCCCGCCCCTACATGGCATTGGTTCACCCTCTgaatgaagaaaagaggaagggctGCGGCGGTGTCCTCGTGCGACAGGACTTTGTTCTGACGGCTGCTCACTGCTGGAGAAG CTCACTCACGGTGACCCTGGGTGCCCACAACATTAAGAAGCAGGAGAGGACCCAGCAGGTCATCCCTGTGAAGAAAACCATCCGTCACCCACATTATAATTCTAAGACCTATGCCAACGACATCATGATACTAAAG CTGACAGGAAAGGCTGAGCTGACTGCAGCTGTGCAGCCCCTCAGCCTGCACTGGGGCACAGCCCAGGTGATGCCTGGAGAGGTGTGCAGTGTGGCCGGCTGGGGGAGAGTCGCCCCAAATGGCACAGGGTCAGACACTCTGCAGGAGGTGGAGCTGACTGTGCAGCAGGACCGGGTGTGTGAATCCTACTTTCGCAACTACAACAGTACCACTCAGCTGTGTGTGGGGGACCCGAAGGAAAAGAAGTCTTCCTATAAG GGGGACTCCGGGGGCCCTTTCGTGTGTAAGAACGTGATTCAGGGCCTTGTGTCCTATGGACGATCAGGCGGGCTTCCTCCACGGGCCTACACCAAAGTCTCGAGTTTCCTGCCCTGGATAAAGAAAACCATGaaggggcgggccccatggccgagaggttaa